The Armatimonadota bacterium genome includes a region encoding these proteins:
- a CDS encoding replication-associated recombination protein A — protein sequence MSLFEAQTDLRAPLAARMRPRTLEEFVGQEHILGPGRLLRKLIESDDLTSLILYGPPGTGKTSLAHVIAEQTRAHFVSLNAVTSGVADMRRVIREAEDRRRFHGQRTILFIDEIHRFNKAQQDLLLPYVEDGTVVLIGATTENPFFEVNATLVSRSRILRLEPLSGASVARLLERALSDRERGLGAARAELTAEAIAHLVEVANGDARIALNALELAVATTPPDADGVRRVTVAVVADALQRRVVRYDKSGDQHYDVISAFIKSLRGSDPDAAVYWMARMLAAGEDPRYICRRMIVHAAEDVGLADPQALLVATAAAHAVEYVGLPEARIPMAEAAIYIACAPKSNAVVRAIDRAAADVENLPSPPVPLHLRDASYPGARRLGSGRGYEYPHDHPGGFVPQDYVPEAIRDRVYYEPTGYGEEAGVRERLRRLWRGRKAYSDETAGVGEGDADRRANTSDSDTSEKGEGGS from the coding sequence ATGTCTCTGTTCGAGGCGCAGACCGATCTGAGGGCTCCGCTGGCCGCGCGGATGCGCCCGCGCACGCTGGAGGAGTTCGTCGGGCAGGAGCACATCCTGGGGCCGGGCCGACTGCTGCGCAAACTGATCGAATCCGACGACCTCACCTCGCTCATCCTCTATGGACCCCCGGGCACCGGCAAGACGTCGCTGGCCCACGTCATCGCCGAGCAGACGCGCGCGCACTTCGTCTCCCTGAACGCGGTCACGTCCGGCGTGGCCGACATGCGGCGGGTGATCCGCGAGGCCGAGGACCGGCGCCGCTTCCACGGGCAGCGCACGATCCTGTTCATCGACGAGATCCACCGTTTCAACAAGGCCCAACAGGACCTGCTGTTGCCGTACGTCGAGGACGGGACGGTCGTGCTCATCGGTGCCACCACGGAGAACCCGTTCTTCGAGGTCAACGCCACGCTGGTTTCGCGTTCTCGGATCCTGCGGCTGGAGCCGCTGTCGGGCGCATCCGTCGCGCGCCTGCTCGAGCGCGCACTCTCCGATCGCGAGCGGGGTCTGGGGGCCGCCCGGGCCGAACTGACGGCGGAGGCGATCGCGCACCTGGTGGAAGTCGCAAACGGGGATGCGCGCATCGCGCTCAACGCGCTCGAACTGGCCGTGGCGACGACACCCCCCGACGCAGACGGGGTGCGGCGGGTGACGGTGGCGGTGGTGGCGGACGCGCTGCAGCGCCGTGTCGTCCGCTACGACAAGTCCGGCGACCAGCACTACGATGTGATCTCGGCGTTCATCAAGAGCCTGCGCGGATCGGATCCCGACGCAGCGGTCTACTGGATGGCCCGGATGCTGGCCGCCGGCGAGGACCCGCGATACATCTGCCGGAGGATGATCGTCCACGCCGCCGAGGACGTCGGGCTCGCCGATCCCCAGGCGCTGCTGGTGGCGACCGCCGCCGCCCACGCGGTCGAATACGTCGGGCTTCCCGAGGCCCGCATCCCGATGGCCGAGGCTGCCATCTACATCGCCTGCGCGCCTAAGAGCAACGCAGTCGTCCGCGCGATCGACCGGGCTGCGGCCGACGTCGAGAACCTGCCTTCCCCGCCGGTCCCGCTCCACCTGCGCGATGCCTCTTATCCTGGTGCGCGCAGGCTGGGGTCGGGGCGCGGCTACGAGTATCCCCACGACCACCCCGGTGGCTTCGTGCCGCAGGACTACGTGCCGGAGGCCATCCGCGACCGCGTCTACTACGAGCCCACCGGCTACGGTGAGGAAGCCGGAGTGCGCGAACGCCTGCGCAGGTTGTGGCGTGGCCGCAAGGCCTACTCGGACGAGACCGCCGGCGTCGGGGAGGGAGATGCCGACCGCAGGGCAAATACTTCGGACAGCGACACATCTGAGAAGGGAGAGGGGGGATCATGA
- the aspS gene encoding aspartate--tRNA ligase yields MTMRTHACGDLRNAHVGQEVVIAGWVHRRRDLGGLIFLDVRDRQGVVQVVCAPEVPQAHAAAQSVRGEYVVRVRGTVMRRPPNTVNPRLPTGEVEVRAVSVEVLNPARTPPFEIADGDAVDEAVRLKYRYLDLRRPEMQHNLVLRHRLAKAARDFLDAEGFVEIETPHLIRATPEGARDFLVPSRLHPGKFYVLPQSPQILKQLLMVAGFDRYFQLARCFRDEDLRADRQPEFTQIDIEMSFVQPQDVMVLSERLVQHLMQAVMGVKTSVPFPRLTHAEAKARYGTDKPDLRYGLEIVDVTEVVAHTEFRAFREAPSVRCIRVPGRAGMPRAMLDALSQAAVRAGAGGLAPLPLAESGPKGPAAKHLAEGQLAALCAAAGASRGDLLLLVADDPDRASAALGRVREELARRLDLIRRGAYSYVWVTEFPLLETDPDAGRLAAVHHPFTAPMDEDVDLLETDPLRVRAQAYDLVLNGTEIAGGSVRIHRRELQERMFRLLDIGPQQAQERFGFLLEAFQYGAPPHGGIAFGFDRLVMLLAGRETIRDVIAFPKTASAVDLMMGAPSEVDEEQLAQAHIQIRE; encoded by the coding sequence ATGACGATGCGGACACACGCCTGCGGCGACCTGCGCAATGCCCACGTGGGGCAGGAGGTCGTGATCGCGGGGTGGGTGCACCGCCGCCGCGATCTGGGCGGGCTGATCTTCCTGGACGTGCGCGACCGGCAGGGCGTCGTGCAGGTCGTCTGCGCGCCGGAAGTCCCTCAAGCCCACGCGGCTGCCCAATCCGTCCGCGGCGAGTACGTGGTGCGGGTACGGGGAACCGTAATGCGACGGCCGCCCAACACCGTGAACCCGAGGCTGCCGACGGGCGAGGTCGAGGTGCGTGCCGTGTCGGTCGAAGTCCTCAACCCCGCGCGCACCCCACCGTTCGAGATCGCCGACGGCGACGCGGTCGACGAAGCGGTGCGCCTGAAGTACCGCTACCTGGATCTGCGGCGTCCGGAAATGCAACACAACTTGGTCCTGCGCCATCGGTTGGCGAAGGCGGCGCGCGACTTCCTGGACGCCGAGGGGTTTGTGGAGATCGAAACGCCGCACCTGATCCGGGCCACGCCTGAGGGGGCGCGCGACTTCCTGGTGCCCAGCCGGCTGCACCCCGGAAAGTTTTACGTCCTGCCGCAGTCCCCCCAGATCCTCAAGCAACTGCTGATGGTCGCTGGGTTCGACCGCTATTTCCAGCTCGCCCGGTGCTTCCGGGACGAGGACCTGCGCGCCGACCGACAGCCGGAGTTCACGCAGATCGACATCGAGATGTCGTTCGTGCAGCCCCAGGACGTCATGGTCCTCAGCGAGCGCCTCGTGCAGCACCTGATGCAGGCGGTGATGGGGGTAAAGACGTCGGTGCCGTTCCCCCGCCTCACCCACGCCGAGGCGAAGGCGCGTTACGGGACAGACAAACCGGATCTGCGCTACGGACTGGAAATCGTCGACGTGACGGAGGTGGTCGCGCACACGGAGTTTCGCGCCTTCCGGGAGGCGCCTTCGGTGCGCTGCATTCGCGTGCCCGGGCGGGCTGGCATGCCGCGTGCCATGCTGGACGCGCTGTCGCAGGCCGCCGTCCGGGCGGGCGCCGGAGGGCTGGCGCCCCTGCCTCTGGCCGAATCGGGCCCCAAGGGGCCCGCGGCGAAGCACCTCGCCGAGGGGCAGCTGGCGGCGCTGTGCGCGGCGGCGGGCGCCAGCCGCGGCGATCTGCTGCTGCTGGTGGCCGACGATCCGGACCGGGCGTCGGCGGCGCTGGGCCGGGTGCGCGAGGAGCTGGCACGCCGCCTGGACCTGATTCGCCGCGGCGCCTACTCGTACGTCTGGGTCACCGAGTTCCCTCTGCTGGAAACGGATCCCGACGCCGGCCGGCTGGCAGCCGTCCACCACCCGTTCACCGCGCCGATGGACGAGGACGTGGATTTGCTCGAGACCGATCCGCTCCGGGTCCGCGCCCAAGCGTACGATCTCGTGCTGAACGGAACCGAGATCGCCGGCGGCAGCGTCCGCATCCACCGCCGCGAACTCCAGGAGCGAATGTTCCGTCTGCTGGACATCGGCCCGCAGCAGGCCCAGGAACGGTTCGGCTTCCTGCTGGAGGCGTTCCAGTACGGCGCCCCGCCGCACGGCGGCATCGCGTTCGGTTTCGATCGCCTCGTCATGCTGTTGGCCGGCCGCGAGACCATCCGCGACGTGATCGCGTTCCCCAAGACCGCAAGCGCCGTAGATCTGATGATGGGTGCGCCCTCCGAGGTGGACGAAGAACAGTTGGCCCAAGCCCACATCCAAATCCGGGAGTAG
- the hisS gene encoding histidine--tRNA ligase, translated as MAMPKHQAPRGMRDVLPPESERWQQVIARCRETAHRFGYREIRTPLVEHTEVFLKGVGQGTDIVDQEMYTFTDRGGRSVTLRPEGTAGVVRAYIEHGMHTWPQPVKLYYFAEMFRYDRPQAGRYRQHTQFGAEILGAATPAADVEVLTLAIRAIQSLGLREVVVRLNSVGDPRCRPSYLQRFREYFERHYEELDDDSRRRLQTNPLRILDSKVERTQRIAQGAPRMLDHLCTDCRAHFEGVLRHFARLGIPTEIDPYIVRGLGYYTRTAAEVHSGRLGAQNAVFGGGRYDGLAEVLGGPPTPGVGFGMGLERLLMVLEQEGLLPPVDWRVDVYVAADGVRAQEEAFALLDGLRAGGLSAEGDLMGRSLSAQLRAASKTGARVALIVSDASVERGEVTLRDLERGEQQAVPLQEAQTEARRHLERGG; from the coding sequence ATGGCGATGCCCAAGCACCAGGCGCCGCGCGGCATGCGGGACGTCCTGCCGCCGGAGTCCGAACGCTGGCAGCAGGTGATCGCTCGTTGCCGCGAGACGGCGCACCGGTTCGGGTATCGGGAAATCCGCACCCCGCTCGTGGAGCACACGGAGGTGTTCCTCAAAGGCGTGGGCCAGGGAACCGACATCGTCGACCAGGAGATGTACACCTTCACCGACCGCGGTGGGCGCAGCGTCACACTTCGCCCCGAGGGCACGGCCGGCGTCGTCCGGGCCTACATCGAGCACGGGATGCACACCTGGCCGCAACCGGTGAAACTCTACTACTTCGCCGAGATGTTCCGGTATGACCGGCCGCAGGCTGGTCGGTACCGGCAGCACACGCAGTTCGGCGCGGAGATCCTCGGAGCGGCGACACCAGCGGCCGACGTCGAGGTGCTCACCCTGGCGATCCGCGCGATCCAGAGTCTGGGCCTGCGGGAGGTGGTGGTCCGGTTGAACAGCGTCGGCGATCCCCGCTGCCGGCCCAGCTACCTGCAGCGGTTCCGGGAGTACTTCGAGCGCCACTACGAAGAACTCGACGACGACAGCCGCCGCCGCTTGCAGACCAACCCGCTGCGGATCTTGGACTCCAAGGTCGAACGCACGCAGCGGATCGCGCAGGGCGCGCCGAGGATGCTGGACCACCTGTGCACGGACTGTCGCGCGCACTTCGAGGGCGTGCTGCGGCACTTTGCGAGGCTGGGGATCCCGACGGAGATCGACCCCTACATCGTGCGTGGACTCGGCTACTACACGCGGACCGCGGCGGAAGTCCACTCCGGGCGGTTGGGCGCGCAGAACGCGGTGTTCGGGGGCGGCCGCTACGACGGTCTGGCCGAGGTGCTGGGAGGACCCCCCACGCCCGGGGTGGGGTTCGGGATGGGGTTGGAGAGGCTGCTGATGGTCCTCGAACAGGAGGGTCTGCTGCCGCCGGTGGACTGGCGCGTGGACGTGTACGTCGCTGCGGACGGTGTGCGAGCCCAGGAGGAGGCGTTCGCCCTGCTGGACGGTCTGCGGGCTGGGGGTCTGAGCGCGGAGGGCGACCTGATGGGGCGAAGCCTGAGTGCCCAACTCCGGGCCGCTTCCAAGACCGGTGCCCGGGTAGCGCTGATCGTCAGCGACGCGTCCGTGGAGCGAGGCGAGGTCACGCTGCGGGACCTGGAGCGCGGCGAGCAGCAGGCCGTGCCGTTGCAGGAGGCTCAGACGGAAGCACGGCGGCACCTGGAGCGAGGAGGATGA
- a CDS encoding nucleotidyltransferase family protein, which translates to MQAIILAGGKGERLRPFTEDRPKPMVEILGIPILGYQIQWLRAQDVTDIIIACGYRHEVIQDYFDDGRKWGVRIRYSIERDPLGRGGALKQAMAYVDDSVCLATNGDVITNVRIRSLMTQHRESGDAITIVLSPFISPYGIVDVGDDNKITGFHEKPELPYWINAGVYAINRDVRDLLPDQGDHETTTFPQLAEERRLGAFRSRAYWRGVDTIKDLSEVTKDLEQRLLSAFMA; encoded by the coding sequence TTGCAGGCCATCATTCTCGCCGGTGGCAAGGGCGAGCGGCTGCGCCCGTTCACCGAGGACCGCCCCAAGCCGATGGTCGAGATCCTCGGCATCCCGATCCTCGGCTACCAGATTCAGTGGCTGCGCGCCCAGGACGTCACGGACATCATCATCGCCTGCGGCTACCGTCACGAGGTGATCCAGGACTACTTCGACGACGGCAGGAAGTGGGGCGTGCGGATCCGCTACTCCATCGAGCGCGATCCCCTCGGCCGCGGGGGCGCGCTCAAGCAGGCCATGGCCTACGTCGACGACAGCGTCTGCCTGGCGACCAACGGCGACGTCATCACCAACGTCCGCATCCGCAGTCTGATGACACAGCACCGAGAGTCGGGCGACGCCATCACGATCGTGCTGTCGCCATTCATCAGCCCGTACGGGATCGTGGACGTCGGCGACGACAACAAGATCACCGGATTCCACGAGAAACCCGAGCTGCCGTACTGGATCAACGCCGGGGTGTACGCGATCAACCGCGACGTGCGCGACCTGCTTCCCGACCAGGGAGACCACGAGACCACGACGTTCCCCCAACTCGCCGAGGAACGGCGTCTGGGTGCGTTCCGGTCGCGTGCCTACTGGCGCGGCGTGGACACGATCAAAGACCTCTCGGAGGTCACCAAGGACCTGGAGCAGCGTCTGCTGTCGGCGTTCATGGCCTGA
- a CDS encoding PQQ-dependent sugar dehydrogenase, giving the protein MRPVLAALLSIAAASACSGAPAPPVVSLERVVGGFTQPVYLTHARDGSGRLFVVEQPGRIRVIRDGDGTAAVFLDIVSRVASGGEMGLLSVAFHSHYRDNGRFFVNYTASGPLRTVVAEYRVSAADPDVADPASGRIVLEIDQPYANHNGGLNKFGPDGRLYIGTGDGGSGGDPHGYGQRLDTLLGKVLRIDVEGGEPYGIPPDNPFVGRGMPEIWAYGLRNPWRFSFDRADGRLLLADVGQGRREEVNLIGRGKNYGWNVIEGSLCFEPPTGCDSTGLELPIAEYGARDDGACAVTGGYVYRGTRYPALRGMYFFGDYCSGQIWSLTQRSGGRWAMNPVLRGPIRISSFGEDEAGEIYVVDHGGAIYRLVAR; this is encoded by the coding sequence GTGAGGCCGGTCCTCGCGGCGCTGCTGTCGATCGCGGCGGCGTCGGCCTGCTCGGGCGCGCCCGCGCCGCCGGTGGTGAGCCTTGAACGGGTGGTCGGCGGGTTTACACAGCCCGTCTACCTCACACACGCACGAGACGGCTCCGGGCGGCTGTTCGTGGTCGAGCAGCCCGGCAGGATTCGCGTCATCCGGGATGGGGATGGAACGGCTGCAGTATTCCTCGACATCGTCTCGCGCGTCGCCTCGGGCGGGGAGATGGGCCTGCTCAGCGTCGCGTTTCACTCGCACTACCGCGACAACGGCCGGTTCTTCGTCAACTACACCGCATCCGGACCGCTGCGGACCGTGGTCGCCGAGTACCGGGTGTCCGCCGCGGACCCGGACGTCGCCGACCCTGCCAGCGGGCGCATCGTCCTGGAGATCGACCAGCCGTACGCGAACCACAACGGCGGCCTCAACAAGTTCGGTCCGGACGGTCGCCTCTACATCGGGACGGGCGACGGCGGGAGCGGGGGGGATCCGCATGGCTACGGCCAGCGTCTGGACACGCTGCTGGGCAAGGTGCTGCGGATCGACGTCGAAGGCGGCGAGCCCTACGGGATTCCACCCGACAATCCTTTCGTCGGACGGGGAATGCCGGAGATCTGGGCGTACGGGCTGCGCAACCCCTGGCGCTTCTCCTTCGACCGGGCCGACGGACGGCTGTTGCTGGCGGACGTAGGGCAGGGCCGCCGCGAGGAGGTCAACCTCATCGGGCGTGGCAAGAACTACGGATGGAACGTCATAGAGGGCAGTCTGTGCTTCGAACCGCCCACCGGGTGCGACAGCACCGGATTGGAGTTGCCGATCGCCGAGTACGGGGCGCGCGATGACGGTGCCTGTGCGGTGACCGGGGGCTACGTATACCGCGGGACCCGGTATCCGGCGCTGCGGGGCATGTACTTCTTCGGCGACTACTGCAGCGGGCAGATCTGGTCGCTGACGCAGCGCTCCGGTGGGCGGTGGGCGATGAACCCGGTGCTGCGCGGTCCCATCCGGATCAGTTCCTTCGGTGAAGACGAAGCCGGCGAAATCTACGTCGTCGACCACGGCGGCGCGATCTACCGCCTGGTGGCGCGGTAG
- a CDS encoding amidase, producing the protein MTELSRLSLVELAERIRRKDVSPVEATEAALRRIEEVDPTIHAFLSVDAERAMDAARRAEAEVATGGARGPLHGVPFALKDLIAQAGAPFTCGSPLRRSVVADRDAEVTARLRAAGAVFVGRTHLHEFAYGVSNNNPHYGPARNPWDPSRVPGGSSGGSAAALASCCIYGSIGTDTGGSIRIPAALCGVCGLKPTSGRLPTVGVYPLSPSLDHVGPMARTVQDLIALWSVIADGAVPSCQDALRCLRVGVPTAYVWEAVDAEVAGVVRGALRTLEDAGATLVEFVPPEMEATSAAATAILMTEASSTHLQQLRRDPQAYGEDVRHRLLVGLAIPAERYVRALDVRRRLTAAWTDGVLSHVDVVASPTVPVPAPPIGEETTHVAGKPYNTRALLTRLTNPFNALGLPAVSVPCGFARGLPVGLQIVGPPMGDEKVLAVGAAYERHRGVFALPERGATLR; encoded by the coding sequence TTGACCGAACTGTCGCGGTTGTCGCTGGTGGAGTTGGCCGAACGCATCCGGCGCAAAGACGTCTCGCCGGTCGAGGCCACCGAGGCAGCGCTGCGGCGCATCGAAGAAGTCGACCCGACGATCCACGCGTTCCTCTCGGTGGACGCCGAGCGCGCCATGGACGCCGCCCGGCGGGCCGAAGCGGAGGTCGCCACCGGCGGTGCGCGCGGGCCGCTGCACGGCGTCCCGTTCGCGTTGAAGGACCTGATCGCACAGGCCGGCGCGCCGTTCACGTGCGGGTCACCTCTGCGGAGGAGCGTCGTGGCCGATCGCGACGCCGAGGTCACCGCCAGGCTGCGCGCCGCGGGAGCGGTGTTCGTGGGACGGACGCACCTGCACGAGTTCGCCTACGGGGTGTCGAACAACAACCCGCACTACGGCCCGGCCCGCAACCCCTGGGATCCGTCCCGGGTGCCCGGCGGCTCCAGCGGAGGGAGCGCCGCGGCGCTGGCGTCGTGCTGCATCTACGGGTCGATCGGGACCGACACCGGAGGCTCCATCCGCATCCCGGCGGCGCTGTGCGGCGTCTGCGGGCTGAAGCCGACGTCCGGACGGCTGCCGACCGTGGGCGTGTACCCGCTATCGCCCTCACTGGACCACGTCGGTCCCATGGCCAGGACCGTCCAGGACCTGATCGCGCTGTGGTCGGTGATTGCAGACGGCGCGGTGCCGTCCTGCCAGGACGCCCTGCGCTGTCTGCGCGTCGGGGTTCCGACGGCATACGTGTGGGAGGCCGTTGACGCGGAGGTGGCGGGGGTCGTGCGGGGGGCGCTGAGGACCCTCGAAGATGCCGGGGCGACGCTGGTGGAGTTCGTGCCGCCCGAGATGGAAGCGACGTCGGCGGCCGCGACGGCGATCCTCATGACGGAGGCGTCCTCGACTCACCTGCAGCAGCTGCGGCGCGATCCTCAGGCGTACGGTGAAGACGTCCGCCACCGCCTTTTGGTCGGCCTGGCGATCCCGGCCGAGCGGTACGTGCGCGCGCTGGATGTCAGGCGGCGGCTGACCGCCGCCTGGACCGACGGTGTGCTCTCCCACGTTGACGTCGTCGCAAGCCCGACCGTCCCGGTCCCGGCTCCACCGATCGGTGAGGAGACGACCCACGTGGCGGGAAAGCCGTACAACACGCGCGCCCTGCTCACCCGTCTGACGAATCCGTTCAACGCGCTCGGCCTACCGGCTGTGTCCGTGCCGTGCGGCTTCGCCCGCGGGCTGCCCGTGGGGCTGCAGATCGTCGGACCGCCGATGGGGGATGAGAAGGTGCTGGCGGTCGGCGCGGCCTACGAACGCCACCGCGGCGTGTTCGCGCTTCCCGAACGGGGGGCGACGCTGCGGTGA
- the dtd gene encoding D-aminoacyl-tRNA deacylase, giving the protein MRAVVQRVRRAAVWIEDRAVAQIGAGLVALVGVRQGDAEEDARLLARKTSRLRIFADDEGKMNRSVQDVGGSVLSVSQFTLYGDVRHGNRPGFVDAAGPEEAHHLYEVFNGALREAGIAVATGVFGAAMLVEIHNDGPVTILLDTEVLRR; this is encoded by the coding sequence ATGCGAGCGGTCGTGCAGCGCGTCAGACGGGCCGCAGTCTGGATCGAAGACCGCGCGGTCGCCCAGATCGGCGCGGGCTTGGTCGCCCTCGTTGGGGTGCGGCAGGGCGATGCGGAGGAGGACGCGAGGCTGCTGGCACGCAAGACGAGCAGGCTGCGCATCTTTGCCGACGACGAAGGGAAGATGAACCGCTCGGTGCAGGACGTGGGAGGTTCGGTCCTCTCGGTCTCCCAGTTCACCCTCTACGGCGACGTGCGACACGGCAACCGTCCGGGCTTCGTGGACGCCGCGGGGCCAGAGGAGGCCCATCACCTGTACGAGGTCTTCAACGGCGCTCTGCGCGAGGCGGGGATTGCCGTGGCGACGGGGGTGTTCGGGGCGGCGATGCTGGTGGAGATCCACAACGACGGGCCGGTCACCATCTTGCTGGATACCGAGGTGCTGCGCCGTTGA
- a CDS encoding aminotransferase class I/II-fold pyridoxal phosphate-dependent enzyme: MARTAQRVSLFQESVIREMTRLNNLHGGINLAQGFPDFDPPTELLEAAKRALDGGVNQYAITWGAPNFRAALSEKMAAYNGVEYDSDRHITVTCGATEGMMAALLATVNPGDEVIVFEPFYENYGPDAVLSGASLRYVPLDCDRPGCPFDLDELRGAFGPRTKAVIVNTPHNPTGKVFTREELRWISELCIEYDALAITDEVYEHILYDGADHVSIASLPGMAERTITVNSMSKTYSVTGWRVGWVAIRDEDVTMAVRRAHDFLTVGAPAPLQEAGITALRFPAAYYQAMADAYRAKRDLLLSILSEVGFRPLVPRGAYYIMAGIERFGFGDDVAFAHHLVREVGVATVPGSSFFHDPALGRRYIRFAFPKRESTLRSAGERLRVLPERI, encoded by the coding sequence GTGGCCAGAACGGCGCAGCGCGTCTCGCTGTTCCAGGAGTCGGTCATCCGGGAAATGACCCGGCTGAACAACCTGCACGGGGGAATCAACCTCGCACAGGGGTTCCCCGACTTCGATCCGCCGACCGAGCTGCTGGAGGCGGCCAAACGGGCCCTGGACGGCGGCGTGAACCAGTACGCGATCACCTGGGGAGCGCCCAACTTCCGCGCCGCCCTGTCGGAAAAGATGGCCGCCTACAACGGGGTCGAATACGACTCCGACCGCCACATCACCGTCACCTGTGGGGCGACCGAGGGCATGATGGCGGCGCTGCTGGCGACGGTGAACCCAGGCGACGAGGTGATCGTCTTCGAGCCGTTCTACGAGAACTACGGTCCGGATGCGGTGCTGTCGGGTGCGTCGCTGCGCTACGTGCCTTTGGATTGCGATCGGCCCGGCTGCCCGTTCGATTTGGACGAACTGCGCGGTGCGTTCGGGCCGAGGACGAAGGCGGTCATCGTCAACACCCCCCACAACCCCACCGGCAAGGTGTTCACCCGCGAGGAGCTGCGGTGGATCTCCGAGCTGTGCATCGAGTACGACGCGCTGGCGATCACCGACGAGGTCTACGAGCACATCCTCTACGACGGCGCGGATCACGTGAGCATCGCGTCGCTGCCCGGCATGGCCGAGCGCACGATCACCGTCAACTCCATGAGCAAGACTTACAGCGTCACCGGCTGGCGGGTGGGGTGGGTGGCGATCCGTGACGAGGACGTCACGATGGCCGTCCGGCGGGCGCACGACTTTTTGACCGTCGGCGCCCCGGCCCCCCTACAGGAGGCCGGGATCACCGCCCTGCGGTTTCCCGCCGCCTACTACCAAGCGATGGCGGATGCCTACCGGGCCAAGCGCGACCTGCTGCTGAGCATCCTGAGCGAGGTCGGCTTCAGGCCGCTGGTGCCGCGGGGTGCCTACTACATCATGGCCGGCATCGAGCGGTTCGGCTTCGGCGACGACGTGGCGTTCGCGCACCACCTCGTCCGCGAGGTGGGCGTGGCGACGGTGCCAGGCTCCTCGTTTTTCCACGACCCCGCCCTGGGCCGCCGCTACATCCGGTTCGCCTTCCCCAAGAGGGAGTCTACCCTGCGCTCGGCCGGCGAGCGCCTTCGGGTCCTGCCGGAGCGCATCTGA
- a CDS encoding enoyl-ACP reductase, with the protein MGLLSGRNALVMGVANRWSIAWGITQAFLREGARFVFTCEERNEDTVRKLVADLSDAVVIRCDVTQDQDLERLREELRRSVERVDVLVHSIAFAKTEDLRGRFVDTSRDGYLLAHNVSAYSLVAAARTVEPLMPRGGAIVTLTFAASGRVFPNYNVMATAKAALETSVRYLAYELGEKGIRVNAISAGPIKTASARAVAGLSGFIEAYAQRAPLRRTVDQEEVGDAAVLLCSDLARGVTGQVLFVDAGYHVMGI; encoded by the coding sequence ATGGGTCTGCTGTCCGGGCGCAACGCGCTCGTCATGGGGGTCGCAAACCGTTGGAGCATCGCGTGGGGGATCACGCAGGCCTTCCTCCGCGAGGGCGCACGCTTCGTGTTCACCTGCGAAGAACGCAACGAGGACACGGTGCGCAAGCTGGTGGCCGACCTGTCGGATGCTGTGGTTATCCGCTGCGACGTGACGCAGGACCAGGACCTGGAGCGGCTGCGGGAGGAGTTGCGCCGCTCGGTCGAGCGCGTGGACGTGCTCGTGCACAGCATCGCATTCGCAAAGACCGAAGACCTGCGCGGGCGGTTCGTCGACACGAGCCGAGACGGCTACCTGCTGGCACACAACGTCAGCGCGTACTCCCTGGTGGCGGCTGCCCGCACCGTCGAGCCGTTGATGCCCCGGGGCGGCGCGATCGTCACGCTCACGTTCGCTGCCAGCGGGCGGGTGTTTCCGAACTACAACGTCATGGCCACGGCCAAGGCTGCGCTGGAGACGTCGGTGCGCTACCTGGCCTACGAGCTCGGGGAGAAGGGCATCCGCGTGAACGCGATCTCCGCCGGCCCCATCAAGACGGCGTCCGCGCGCGCGGTGGCGGGGCTGTCGGGGTTCATCGAGGCCTACGCGCAGAGGGCACCGCTGCGTCGCACCGTGGACCAGGAGGAGGTCGGGGATGCGGCGGTGTTGCTGTGCTCCGACCTGGCGCGCGGTGTGACGGGACAGGTGTTGTTCGTCGACGCCGGCTACCACGTGATGGGGATATAG